The Rhopalosiphum maidis isolate BTI-1 chromosome 4, ASM367621v3, whole genome shotgun sequence region tGATTCTTTTGGTGTTATTCtaaggtttttaaaaaatattatttttactgtttatattttgaaaaagaatatttttcttgtgaTAAATAAGGtgatttataaagtatatttacccctttatttttttttaacattgcagttattcaaaatctataaaacatatatgtaggtattttcaaattattaagatattagGTACTTAAGAAGTGTCCTGCGAAGatacaaacttctgtttttctAAAGAGAACCCCAATTTCTACTATAAATTACTTAgtagatttaattttgacatatcaaaaacaaaattcaaagaaataatttttgatttatttaactttgtataCTAATATCAATAGGTCTATTTAATGGGCTTAAAAGGTATGAAAACAATAGTGACTTGAacatattagtaattaatattaatctattaacatttatagttttaaaaatacggtcaatgtaaataaactctagattcaatatttcatatattttatatttttgtaagactactttttattacttttatcttaagtataaacattaataactgaaaaactatttgtttaaattttgaaataggtacatcaaaatatatatccacattataatttacattataatagatgGAGAGTAGTGGCATAGCCATGGCGGGGAGGTAGTGTGTTATCCCCCCCCATCGGTTGTatcaacttaatataaaaatgaattgttatTGTCAATTgttgattatgttttttttagtattttgtgtTTGCCCCCCTCACATTTTATAATCCAAGCTATGCCACTTGTAGTGAGGGTAAGGTTTTCACTGGAAAAACGGAAATTTATACCATCACAGATTTTAATTAAGCATATGTAAACCTTTTaaacatcaaaattatttgaaaaaattgaagatgtacattgtacatgcTTTGTGAATCACCCTctagataaacaataaaaacagtaaatactaccctattagtttaatataattaaaaattcttaatcaTTACACTTAAacataaacaacatttttttttaaatcacaaatattaacaaaattagaacattttcatatgattcaaagaaataaatttaaattataataattactgcaaatcattttttgtCCTCAGAAAACATTTATCACACTGCtgaatactaattaaaacatcattccataataatgtaattttagcaTTATCTTCATTAATAGCATCAAGCTCTGTTGAATTGTTCATAACTTTTTGTCTCAAAACTTctctttcattatattttgtctcTGCTTGTTCACCTAATTGTTTCATACGATCTTCTAATCGAAGAATTTCTTGGGTTAAAGATAGTAATAACAAATCCTAAAAAATATGACacataaataatcttttaatactttgaaatttccaacaattgaaaatatctgtcatgttttataaaatatttattttgtgaactTCTAATTCttgatatttcaaatttaatttcatgttaGTATGAACACAAAGTTATCTAGAATTAACTGTATGAAAAGAAAAGTTCAGAATTAACTTTTAGAATTAAAAGTTACCTGTTTTTGttgatcatttaataatttttttttgtattgtttagtttcagattttttttgattacaaatattaaatgtaatttcttgttctttttcgtattttaatagttcttTTAAAAGTCCTCGACTACATTCTAGTTGtctttttaaagttgaaactaaaaagttataaaatgtattaaaatacaaaataataaattggaccttaaaaaaaaagatattgtacattttttagattcaATTGTAGTTGTTGTATGAATTTCAGTATAGCGTTGTTTTCTTTGTTCAGTACATTCTTCCACACGgtctttagttatttttaattctagttTCATTCTATGGAATTCATTCAATAACTTATGTTGAGTGTCAACTCTACAAGCtacgttatttatttcatttataaatgaagatttttctttttgtctGGATCTAATTGAGCCATCCTAAGCAAAatcttttgaattaatttcaaagaatacagaaatatttaaataaaaataaatacacttacGAGTGTTTGTAGttcttttttgatattttctctttgctttaataaatgtaatttcagTGTCTTCTGAAATCTTACCATAACGGGATTATTTGGTTCTAGTACAATTAGttgactattatatatttctttatttatggATTTAGGGGTTACATATGTCATCTCACTATTTATCCTTTCAAACTCTAATGATGTATCATCTGAACTCTTTTTGGATGTTTCTGTTTCTATTTCTAGAGCacgtgaataataattattaactagatTTTCTGATTCTGATGACATATCTTCAAAATGCAGTAATTCTGTAGGTGAAGTTGAATCCATTACATTAGATTGatgattgaatatattttcaagttgTTCTTTtgctgaaatattattaaactttttaaaatcagttcaAAAACGTATGACCATTTAGTTGTATACTTAGTCAATATTGGTTGtcctatttataatgtaaattatctgGTGGTCTATTCATTTAAaagtatctaaatttaaatcatcatttttgctttgtataatatgcataaatacaGACAAAcagtacaataatacatttgatagGCCAataggaataaaataaaacgattactGATGAGGAAGGAGGGCTTTAATTGAGATATGCCCATGATACTATAAAATGCAtagttacttaaattaattatgtcttACAACTTTTACTCACCCATAAGatcataacttttattattatcttgtgATTCATATAGATTTGATGTAAATTCAGTTGGATTTTCAATGCATATATTATCTCTATGAATATCTtcaatatcattatcattttctaatgttttttgtttgtctcttaatttataattttctgtcTCAATATTATCCATTTCAGATTTGGACATTtcacccttaaaaaaaataaatactaagacAAGACCCCATATGATATTTACAtgcacttataataataatattatgtaaatatgcaGTATCCAGTACTTACATTCACATTGGTAAGTGGTTACTATGGcaatgtttaaagtttaatacaacaagagtatttataatttttcaaggggtgtaaaacaaaatcaaaaaagtacctaataaaaaataaaaattaccactaaggtattaataaagaataaagatcTATCATAATACTACTTAttaaggtaaaaaaataaaaaaatagtgaaatcAATTTCATCcatgttcatttttaatacgccATTGacgaatatcattaaataaattctataggtatattcttttaaaaaaatatttttaaggcaATATTGATTGTTGTAAATACACTTTACATATGTATGGACATTTTGTAGAGCTTGTATCATTGTTcacaatacaaattgtattatacaataaacatttaaaaaattacagatttaaaatataaaaagcaaTACTGTTAATGGTAATAGGTGACAAAGAGaagaatgataaaatattaaagctttcaattctatgtataatattatatataatttttattcacacaatatgtttataattctaatatgtataattttgtttattatatatttataatgccaCATGCATTTGTGGTAGATGTATTGAGCTAAATTTTACCCAATCGTAAGGATAATATTTtgctagtttaaaattatatatattttgtatttcttaaacattttaatcaataataaaattatatagtacagGTCGTATAAACAATActccaatttataaaaattataggtaattaaaatacataaatgtacataaatgcTTACACGATATTAATCTCTTACTTATTTTAACAgctctaatttaaaattttaggaaaaaatatagtaaaatcaatttttgttaattaataattttggaataatcagaacattaaaaataataaactttaatcacttgtttgaataaatatattatatattaagaatatgttttaaaattctcaCATAATTGcaagtatttaaaagaaaatgtaaataatatagtgtacagtattcaattattgttcagttctttaagaattttataaattattattaataacttacatctataatttcaaatttaagggtaaaataatattaatatttactaataaaattaacaaatataacataatataactctACCTGTTTCTACAATTGTCACAAAcacatttacaattaaaagctAAGAATAATTGTCTCACAATCCAGTGCATTCTACTCTATAATTAGATAACTCAAATCaatcataaactataatttataataatagtatttttacgtactataatgtgaataaataactcataatttaaattataagtatagacaaaatatgtttctgattACATATACAACTAAACTTAAGTAGATGCtgaatggtttaaaataaaataaattgctatgaaaaaaaataaaaaaataaattttatatcatattaatttaataacacattataataataataaaaaagatattatatcaataaattgttttaacatattagttttttgttaaaaataatgttattaattaaaggaGATCAATACtttgaaacaaatttatttttcaattattatataatgtaaaattacttaatcataaattattgatgaGTATACCAGGGTTTTTAaggaattttattcaattatcaaaacattataaaccaaatttttttaattaaatatatattctacaaaacaataatttgtagtCTCCTACAGAATCtttcaaatgtaaaaatattaataaaattcaatttaagcaatgaaatatttgaattgttttatatttatttaaaatataatcgtatttaaattttaaaaaacctattgatattatatattcattattttatttatttacaaataattttaaattattggttaaggataaattcattaaaatataggtaggtacttaaaacATCAATTATGATGGCATTAATCAATaatctttttaaatgttgttacttctattaataatcaatctcctttgtatacataacaatatttttacatctttaaaaatatatctgttaaatataatttaataaatgtttcaatCACTTGATGTTATTTTCTATTAGAAGAGATAAAGTATGAAAAGTATCTAAACTAGATTGAATTTGCTGCATATGAATTTCTACACAATTTTCAAAAGATTTTTGATTAGATTGACtaagtttaagttttatttcaacCATGGTTCTTTTTAAAGCATCCAATTCATATGCAGTAGGTTCATTTTCAGTTAATGTCTTCACCTGAAGCATTAAAGCtaataaatctttaattaaagctaacatcggCTGGTCATCAATCATAAAACGGGAATCAGTTACTTCTTTGTTATGCTCAATCATTTGTTCAGCTTCATCAAATGACTGATTTTGCAAATAATCTGTTATCAATGGCCACGTTTCAGCTTCTTCAGgtgctaatattttaatttcttcgcTAAGAACACACATTACTGATGTTAAATGAAGATTTAAATTATCCAAGTCCAAAACAATTTTAGCATATCTACTCTGAAATTCTGGTGTTATATCTTCattgtataaaatcattttttcggCTTCAGAATTCATGTTACGTAATGTTTGTACATATTGCTTTTTTGCGGtcaaaatttttctaaattttacagTAGATTCTAAAAGTTTCATTGAATATTGTGCAGTTGTATTCTGATCAGTTTTATGTACGTCTACTTTAGTTTCAGGTGATATTGAACGGTTATGGTAGGGTACACGTGGACGACacatttgtaataatacattttttgaaatagtttCTGGAGGTTGATTGGAGCATACTTCATAATCAAGGACAGAGTGTGTACCTAAGCCAGgcttatcaaaatgtattc contains the following coding sequences:
- the LOC113548720 gene encoding uncharacterized protein LOC113548720 codes for the protein MSKSEMDNIETENYKLRDKQKTLENDNDIEDIHRDNICIENPTEFTSNLYESQDNNKSYDLMAKEQLENIFNHQSNVMDSTSPTELLHFEDMSSESENLVNNYYSRALEIETETSKKSSDDTSLEFERINSEMTYVTPKSINKEIYNSQLIVLEPNNPVMVRFQKTLKLHLLKQRENIKKELQTLDGSIRSRQKEKSSFINEINNVACRVDTQHKLLNEFHRMKLELKITKDRVEECTEQRKQRYTEIHTTTTIESKKFSTLKRQLECSRGLLKELLKYEKEQEITFNICNQKKSETKQYKKKLLNDQQKQDLLLLSLTQEILRLEDRMKQLGEQAETKYNEREVLRQKVMNNSTELDAINEDNAKITLLWNDVLISIQQCDKCFLRTKNDLQEAKNKYHTLLMEANSYKRSAKEEFRKNKDLFNYLNKLKREQNNLQNSFKTCLDKLNCLKEEYSKLIQMTEFQQQNLDQITLELVLVEVENNLSKSLLKLEQYRTTSSNLEHDIEENTKYLNDQGYDLVMETKNKKLDKEIASLSKEVYQYKQTLTNMRNTMLKLNEQFSQNKGKSSMLLNENEWIQCSYLAELKVNVNTRISNVLPNYPYKYINIY